In one Bacteroidota bacterium genomic region, the following are encoded:
- a CDS encoding methylglyoxal synthase: MKVRRIAIIAHDGKKAEMVAFLNENKEFLKHFKIVATGTTGKHAQNAGFEVTRYNSGPLGGDAQIGGLVSEDKITMVFFFRDPLGKHPHEPDVQMLMRLCDVYDIPLATNPSTAKHLIKSLISEMKS; this comes from the coding sequence ATGAAAGTGAGACGAATTGCAATAATAGCACATGATGGGAAAAAAGCAGAAATGGTAGCTTTTCTTAATGAGAATAAAGAATTCCTTAAGCATTTTAAAATTGTTGCAACCGGAACTACTGGCAAACATGCTCAGAATGCAGGATTTGAAGTTACTCGATATAATAGTGGACCACTTGGCGGTGATGCTCAAATTGGTGGTTTAGTTTCAGAAGATAAAATTACGATGGTATTCTTTTTCCGGGATCCTTTAGGAAAACATCCACACGAACCTGATGTGCAAATGTTAATGAGATTGTGCGATGTTTATGATATTCCACTCGCAACAAATCCCTCAACAGCAAAACACCTTATTAAAAGTCTCATTTCTGAAATGAAGAGTTGA